A genomic window from Nicotiana sylvestris chromosome 11, ASM39365v2, whole genome shotgun sequence includes:
- the LOC138881161 gene encoding uncharacterized protein, producing the protein MAAETLIPVPIELDELTKLTEVTVQPAQEENSIQNEIEKEVETVHELIVDVAADKDQSQLIGKKRPPAPFPQRLAKYQKEEQYKKFFEMLKQIEVNIPLIEALKEMPGYAKMMKDLMSRKFDFQDLPTVTLTQTCSAVVTRPIVEKLSDPGSFTIPCTIGNFTFAKALCDLGASINLMPLAIYKRLGIGRARPTSMLLQLADRTVKRPSGILDDVLIQVGKFVFPAYFVILDCKWMKRFP; encoded by the exons ATGGCG GCTGAGACACTtataccagtgcccattgagctggatgagttaacaaaactgacagaggtgacagtccagcctgcccaggaagaaaATAGCATTCAGAATGAGATCGAGAAAGAAGTTGAGACAGTCCACGAACTAATCGTTGATGTAGCAGCTGATAAGGATCAATCCCAattgattgggaagaagagacctcctgcaCCTTTCCCTCAGAGGCTGGCTAAGTACCAAAAGGAGGAGCAATACAAGAAGTTCTTCGAAATGCTGAAACAAATCGAGGTAAACATACCATTGATTGAagctttgaaggagatgcctgggtatgcaaaaatgatgaaggacttgatgtcccgaaagtttgatttccaagacttgcccacagttactcttactcagacctgtagtgcagtggtgactagaccaattgtAGAAAAGTTGTCTGACCCAGggagctttacaattccatgcactattggtaattttacttttgctaaagcactgtgtgatctaggggccagcatcaatcttatgcccctggcaaTTTATAAGAGGCTgggcattggaagagctagacccacctctatgttaCTGCAGCTGGCTGATAGGACTGTGAAACGACCCTCTGGTATCCTGGATGATGTGCTaattcaggtagggaaatttgtgttccctgcatattttgtgatcttagactgcaagtggatgaagagattcccataa